The following are encoded together in the Actinoplanes sp. N902-109 genome:
- a CDS encoding NADPH-dependent F420 reductase, translating into MAGSELSMSSISIIGLGGMGSAIGARAVAAGHTVEVVGRDAAKAEDLADALGGGATAGSFGTVPAGDIVILAVPNATAVPIVTQYGTALAGKVIVDITNPVNADATGLTTPDGTSAARQIAEAAPPDAHVVKAFNTVFGHALVPGRRLDVLLAADDGPAKASVTTFVESLGLRPLDAGGLEMAHWLEGTGLLLISLANHGIGNFDFALGINALS; encoded by the coding sequence ATGGCAGGAAGCGAGCTTTCAATGAGTAGCATCAGCATTATCGGGCTGGGCGGAATGGGCAGTGCCATCGGCGCCCGCGCGGTCGCGGCCGGCCATACCGTCGAGGTTGTCGGTCGTGACGCGGCCAAGGCCGAAGACCTGGCCGACGCGCTCGGTGGCGGCGCCACCGCCGGATCCTTCGGCACTGTCCCCGCCGGCGACATCGTCATCCTCGCCGTGCCGAACGCCACCGCCGTGCCGATCGTCACGCAGTACGGCACCGCGCTGGCCGGCAAGGTCATCGTCGACATCACCAACCCGGTCAACGCCGACGCCACCGGGCTGACCACCCCCGACGGCACGTCGGCCGCCCGGCAGATCGCCGAGGCAGCCCCGCCGGACGCGCATGTCGTGAAGGCGTTCAACACCGTGTTCGGCCACGCCCTGGTCCCGGGCCGCCGGTTGGACGTACTCCTCGCCGCCGACGACGGGCCGGCAAAGGCAAGCGTGACGACGTTCGTCGAGAGCCTCGGGTTGCGCCCGCTGGATGCCGGCGGCCTGGAGATGGCGCACTGGCTGGAGGGCACGGGCCTGCTGCTGATCAGCCTGGCCAACCACGGGATCGGGAACTTCGACTTCGCCCTCGGGATCAACGCCCTCAGCTGA
- a CDS encoding SDR family oxidoreductase, protein MRVFVTGGTGHSGSYLIPELIAAGHEVTGLARSDTAAAALSALGAKVRRGGLENLDALKEAAAESDGVIHLAHRQDLLASGGIHAVATAEVPIILAYGEALAGTGKPLVTAGSIGSPGQGLLGRTATEEDPALPGGDEHKGTLRARNIVETTVIGLGERGVRASVVRIATIAHDTTDRAGFLPALIALAQEKGFAGYPGDGANLWNAVHTRDLAALFRLALEKGPAGTYWHAVEDGGFPFRALAEAIADRLGVPAVSVPVDELVLPGYFGFLATVATQSYPASNLITRRTLGWEPVQPGLLADLDNGHYFPGR, encoded by the coding sequence ATGCGCGTTTTCGTCACTGGCGGGACCGGCCACTCCGGTTCGTACCTCATCCCCGAGCTGATCGCCGCCGGACATGAAGTCACCGGACTGGCCCGGTCGGACACAGCCGCGGCGGCACTCTCCGCGCTCGGCGCAAAGGTGCGCCGGGGCGGCCTCGAGAACCTCGACGCCCTCAAGGAGGCCGCCGCGGAATCCGACGGCGTCATCCACCTCGCGCACCGGCAGGACCTGCTTGCCTCCGGCGGGATCCACGCCGTGGCGACCGCGGAGGTCCCGATCATCCTCGCCTACGGTGAGGCCCTGGCGGGAACCGGGAAGCCGCTGGTCACGGCGGGGAGCATCGGCTCGCCCGGACAAGGACTCCTGGGCCGCACAGCCACCGAGGAGGACCCGGCGCTGCCCGGCGGCGACGAGCACAAAGGCACTCTGCGGGCCCGCAACATCGTGGAGACCACCGTGATCGGCCTCGGCGAGCGGGGCGTACGAGCCTCGGTCGTCCGGATCGCCACCATCGCGCACGACACGACCGATCGGGCCGGTTTCCTCCCCGCGCTGATCGCGCTGGCACAGGAGAAGGGCTTCGCCGGCTATCCCGGAGACGGCGCGAACTTGTGGAACGCCGTACACACCCGCGACCTGGCCGCCTTGTTCCGCCTGGCGCTGGAGAAGGGCCCCGCCGGCACCTACTGGCACGCGGTCGAGGACGGCGGCTTCCCGTTCCGCGCCCTAGCCGAGGCCATCGCCGACCGGCTGGGCGTGCCTGCCGTCAGCGTTCCCGTCGACGAGCTGGTCCTGCCGGGATACTTCGGATTCCTCGCCACCGTAGCCACGCAGAGCTACCCGGCGTCGAACCTGATCACCCGCCGCACCCTCGGCTGGGAACCCGTTCAGCCCGGCCTGCTCGCCGACCTGGACAACGGTCACTACTTCCCCGGCCGCTGA
- the selB gene encoding selenocysteine-specific translation elongation factor, whose amino-acid sequence MQVIATAGHVDHGKSTLVRALTGMEPDRWAEERRRGMTIDLGFAWTTLGAETVAFVDVPGHERFVTNMLAGIGPVPAAMIVVAADEGWMPQSAEHLAALDALGVRHGLLVVTRADLEDPSAATELAQAEIEQTSLGRIEAVAVSAVTGRGLPELRGALARLVAGLPPGQPGPVRLWVDRSFTIKGSGTVVTGTLAAGALRTGDELDLTGVAKPVRVRGLQSLGRSVGEVHAPARVAVNLRGVDKDTITRGAALLTPGRFLLSDLVDVRVHGDPVAGLPATLTLHLGSAAVPVRVRPLGADTARLRLGRALPLRIGDRALLRDPGRHHVAGGVTVLDVVPPGLTRRGAAAARALVLEQLDGVPDVAGELRRRKLIRGSELARTGVDTATFPAPVAGEWLADPAHWAVLQDRLRDEVERHAKENPLEPGAPVEALRHRLGLPDRALVEALVRAPLVTRGGRVSAGGPAVPGDLIRAVETAFEGLGPFAAPEANRLAELGLGPRQLGAAVRAGLVVQLAAGVVLRAGAPEQAVRRLAGLPQPFTLSEARQALDTSRRVAVPLLGLLDSTGVTQRGDDDRRTVVRG is encoded by the coding sequence ATGCAGGTGATCGCCACCGCCGGGCACGTCGACCACGGCAAGTCCACGCTGGTGCGCGCGCTCACCGGGATGGAACCCGACCGCTGGGCCGAGGAACGCCGCCGCGGCATGACCATCGACCTCGGCTTCGCGTGGACCACGCTGGGCGCCGAGACCGTCGCGTTCGTCGACGTGCCGGGGCACGAGCGGTTCGTGACCAACATGCTGGCCGGGATCGGTCCGGTCCCCGCGGCCATGATCGTGGTCGCTGCCGACGAGGGCTGGATGCCGCAGTCGGCCGAGCATCTGGCCGCCCTGGACGCGCTCGGCGTGCGCCACGGCCTGCTCGTGGTCACCCGCGCCGACCTCGAGGACCCCTCGGCCGCCACCGAGCTGGCCCAGGCCGAGATCGAGCAGACCTCGCTGGGCCGGATCGAGGCGGTCGCGGTGAGCGCGGTGACCGGCCGGGGGCTGCCCGAGCTGCGCGGCGCGCTCGCCCGCCTGGTCGCCGGGCTGCCGCCCGGACAGCCCGGGCCGGTCCGGCTCTGGGTGGACCGGTCCTTCACGATCAAGGGTTCCGGCACGGTCGTCACCGGTACGCTCGCCGCCGGCGCCCTGCGCACCGGTGACGAGCTCGACCTCACCGGGGTGGCGAAACCCGTGCGGGTGCGTGGCCTGCAGAGCCTCGGCCGGAGCGTCGGCGAGGTGCACGCCCCGGCCCGGGTCGCGGTCAACCTGCGCGGCGTGGACAAGGACACCATCACCCGGGGGGCGGCGCTGCTGACCCCGGGCCGGTTCCTGCTGAGCGATCTGGTCGACGTCCGGGTGCACGGCGACCCGGTGGCCGGCCTGCCCGCCACGCTCACCCTGCACCTCGGCTCGGCAGCCGTGCCGGTGCGGGTACGCCCGCTGGGCGCCGACACCGCGCGGCTTCGCCTCGGCCGCGCCCTGCCGCTGCGCATCGGCGACCGGGCGTTGCTGCGCGACCCCGGCCGGCACCACGTCGCCGGGGGCGTGACGGTGCTCGACGTCGTCCCGCCCGGCCTGACCCGCCGCGGCGCCGCCGCCGCTCGCGCCCTGGTGCTGGAACAGCTGGACGGCGTGCCGGACGTCGCCGGTGAGCTGCGCCGCCGCAAACTGATCCGGGGCTCCGAGCTGGCTCGCACGGGCGTGGACACCGCCACCTTCCCCGCACCGGTGGCCGGGGAGTGGCTCGCCGACCCGGCCCACTGGGCGGTGCTCCAGGACCGGCTGCGCGACGAGGTGGAACGGCACGCCAAGGAGAACCCGCTCGAACCGGGCGCACCGGTGGAGGCGCTGCGCCACCGGCTCGGCCTGCCCGACCGGGCGCTGGTCGAGGCGCTGGTGCGCGCGCCGCTGGTGACCCGGGGCGGCCGGGTGTCGGCGGGCGGCCCGGCCGTCCCCGGCGACCTGATCCGCGCGGTGGAGACGGCGTTCGAGGGGCTCGGCCCGTTCGCGGCGCCCGAGGCCAACCGGCTCGCCGAGCTGGGCCTGGGGCCGCGGCAGCTGGGCGCGGCCGTGCGGGCCGGGCTGGTGGTCCAGCTCGCGGCGGGGGTCGTGCTCCGGGCGGGGGCGCCGGAGCAGGCCGTACGCAGGCTCGCCGGGTTGCCGCAGCCGTTCACGCTGAGCGAGGCGCGGCAGGCGCTGGACACCAGCCGGCGGGTCGCGGTGCCGCTGCTCGGCCTGCTCGACAGCACCGGCGTCACGCAGCGCGGCGACGACGACCGCCGCACGGTCGTCCGGGGCTGA
- a CDS encoding MFS transporter: MAVATLTSVRTTARRWLPLALVYLAVGLSTAMAGPFLALFLDSAVHAGPLRVAVFLATAPVSAVIVATLVGKVSDRLPARRTVLLVTALAGCAGTTVTAFARDYGVLLGATVTLTALSGAMMPQAFAYAREALAGAEKVAMTMSALRTLFSIAWVAGPPLAAVLLQAGGFTLVYGFAAVMYAVAALVVLVALPATPAARPAGAPVRATGSDAPRLVIRLSIAVFVLTRCAGSLAVQDLALFVPHELGGDVGDAGLLLGLCAALEIPLMLGFGLLAARVPVRRLLVVGTACGLAYLLIVTLAHSIWELAAGQLLNAASIAALTGLGVTYVQDMLPRHPGRASTLFSNTFPAGTMLAGPVLGAAQHLGYRMPYAVGAVLCAAALGLLFLGRKTS; encoded by the coding sequence GTGGCTGTCGCGACCCTGACCTCCGTACGGACCACCGCCCGCCGCTGGCTCCCGCTCGCCCTGGTGTACCTCGCCGTCGGGCTGTCCACCGCGATGGCCGGCCCGTTCCTGGCGTTGTTCCTGGACAGCGCCGTGCACGCCGGCCCGCTGCGCGTCGCGGTGTTCCTGGCCACCGCCCCGGTGTCCGCCGTCATCGTCGCCACGCTCGTCGGCAAGGTGTCCGACCGGCTGCCCGCCCGCCGCACCGTCCTGCTGGTCACCGCGCTGGCCGGGTGCGCGGGCACCACCGTGACCGCGTTCGCCCGCGACTACGGGGTGCTGCTCGGGGCCACCGTCACGCTCACCGCGCTGTCCGGTGCGATGATGCCGCAGGCCTTCGCGTACGCCCGGGAGGCGCTGGCGGGTGCCGAGAAGGTCGCCATGACGATGAGCGCTCTGCGGACCCTGTTCTCCATCGCCTGGGTCGCCGGCCCGCCGCTGGCCGCGGTGCTGCTGCAGGCGGGTGGGTTCACCCTGGTCTACGGTTTCGCGGCGGTGATGTACGCGGTCGCCGCGCTGGTCGTGCTGGTCGCGCTGCCGGCCACCCCGGCGGCCCGGCCCGCCGGTGCCCCGGTCCGGGCGACCGGGTCGGACGCGCCCCGCCTGGTGATCCGGCTCAGCATCGCGGTGTTCGTGCTGACCCGGTGCGCGGGTTCGCTGGCCGTGCAGGATCTCGCCCTGTTCGTGCCGCACGAACTCGGCGGGGACGTCGGTGACGCGGGTCTGCTGCTGGGACTGTGCGCGGCCCTGGAGATCCCGTTGATGCTGGGCTTCGGGTTGCTCGCGGCCCGGGTGCCGGTGCGGCGGCTGCTGGTCGTCGGTACGGCGTGCGGGCTGGCGTACCTGCTGATCGTCACGCTGGCCCACAGCATCTGGGAGCTGGCCGCCGGGCAGCTGCTCAACGCGGCGTCGATCGCCGCGCTGACCGGGCTGGGCGTGACCTACGTGCAGGACATGCTGCCGCGGCATCCCGGCCGCGCGTCGACACTGTTCAGCAACACCTTCCCGGCCGGGACCATGCTCGCCGGGCCGGTTCTCGGGGCCGCGCAGCACCTCGGCTACCGGATGCCCTACGCCGTGGGCGCGGTGCTGTGCGCGGCTGCCCTCGGTCTGTTGTTCCTGGGACGGAAAACTTCCTGA
- a CDS encoding HAD family phosphatase yields MVIEALIFDFDGLLMDTESTLLESWQWEWQRHGLRLDPAGFFADHGGDANEPRYAALAAAVGPGYDRGSSHALRMAYRAELNAALLPAPGVVDWLDRAAELGLRLAVASSSPASHVGALLDQAALRGRFEVLATGDEVAAHKPDPAVYLLALDRLGVPGRGAVAFEDTAHGVSAAQEAGLRCVAVPNPHADHARFAAADLVVASAAGRSLDEVLAALEVRRGTAGTGR; encoded by the coding sequence GTGGTGATCGAGGCGTTGATCTTCGACTTCGACGGTCTGCTCATGGATACGGAGAGCACGCTGCTGGAGAGTTGGCAGTGGGAGTGGCAGCGGCATGGGCTGCGGCTCGACCCGGCCGGGTTCTTCGCCGACCATGGTGGGGATGCGAACGAGCCGCGGTACGCGGCGTTGGCGGCGGCGGTGGGGCCGGGTTACGACCGTGGGTCCAGCCATGCGCTGCGGATGGCGTACCGGGCCGAGCTGAATGCGGCGCTGCTTCCCGCGCCGGGTGTCGTGGACTGGCTGGATCGGGCCGCGGAGCTGGGACTCCGGCTGGCGGTGGCGAGCAGTTCCCCGGCCTCCCATGTGGGCGCCCTGCTGGATCAGGCGGCACTGCGCGGACGGTTCGAGGTGCTGGCGACCGGCGACGAGGTGGCCGCCCACAAACCGGACCCGGCGGTGTACCTGCTGGCGCTGGACCGGCTCGGGGTGCCGGGGCGGGGCGCGGTGGCGTTCGAGGACACCGCGCATGGCGTGAGCGCAGCGCAGGAGGCCGGGCTGCGGTGCGTGGCGGTGCCGAACCCGCACGCCGATCATGCCCGGTTCGCGGCGGCGGATCTCGTCGTGGCGAGTGCCGCCGGGAGGTCCCTCGACGAGGTCCTGGCTGCGCTCGAGGTCAGGCGGGGGACGGCAGGGACTGGGCGATGA
- a CDS encoding LysR family transcriptional regulator, which translates to MDVDLRKLRYFVAVADRLNFGRAAEELHIAQPVLSRQIRALEHDLGTPLLIRDSHRVELTDAGRQLLADAGPLLASAQAARRRVTAAARGDRRLMVGFRVGITVTAAAREFATRHPDVLVDVQRIEADNQATMLLDGRVDVAFVRLPVDGTGLHLTPLYTEPRVAVLPAGHRLAGKDQITEADLAGEPLLWHPATGTQPTKRPHPDAGYRVRGVDETLEHVAAGRGISFLARSATVFSAHPEIKYVPVTDLAPDQVCLAVAESRISPLVDDFRAAAEATSDITAECGNDEMWRLGGETAANGARLP; encoded by the coding sequence ATGGATGTGGACCTGCGCAAGTTGCGCTACTTCGTCGCCGTCGCCGACCGGCTGAACTTCGGCCGCGCCGCCGAGGAGCTGCACATCGCCCAGCCGGTGCTCAGCCGGCAGATCCGCGCGCTCGAACACGACCTCGGCACCCCGCTGCTGATCAGGGACAGTCACCGCGTGGAGCTGACCGACGCCGGTCGGCAGTTGCTGGCCGACGCGGGCCCGCTGCTGGCGTCCGCGCAGGCGGCCCGCCGCCGGGTGACCGCGGCGGCGCGTGGCGACCGGCGGCTCATGGTCGGCTTCCGCGTGGGCATCACGGTCACCGCTGCGGCGCGGGAATTCGCCACCCGGCACCCCGACGTGCTCGTCGACGTACAGCGGATCGAAGCCGACAACCAGGCCACGATGCTGCTCGACGGCCGCGTCGACGTTGCCTTCGTGCGGCTGCCCGTCGACGGGACCGGACTGCACCTCACCCCGCTGTACACCGAGCCGCGGGTGGCAGTGCTCCCCGCCGGCCACCGGTTGGCCGGCAAGGACCAGATCACCGAGGCCGACCTGGCCGGTGAGCCGCTGCTGTGGCACCCCGCCACGGGCACCCAGCCCACCAAACGCCCGCACCCCGACGCTGGATACCGGGTTCGCGGGGTGGACGAGACACTCGAACATGTCGCGGCCGGCCGCGGCATCTCGTTCCTGGCCCGCTCGGCGACCGTTTTTTCCGCGCACCCGGAAATCAAATATGTGCCGGTCACCGATCTGGCGCCCGACCAGGTGTGCCTCGCAGTAGCGGAATCGCGCATCTCGCCGCTGGTCGACGACTTCCGGGCGGCAGCCGAGGCGACCTCGGACATCACAGCGGAATGCGGCAACGACGAAATGTGGCGGCTTGGTGGCGAAACGGCTGCCAATGGTGCGCGGCTGCCGTGA
- a CDS encoding GNAT family N-acetyltransferase, translating into MSFTVTDVPDKERFEARDDDGNLAGVITYQLSGTIIAYTHTKVEPDVEGHGVGSLLARAAMADAQAKGRTVVPICPFLGEWLEKHHDFDAIVVRQHRKVK; encoded by the coding sequence GTGAGTTTCACCGTTACCGACGTGCCGGACAAAGAGCGCTTCGAGGCGCGGGACGACGACGGGAACCTGGCCGGCGTCATCACCTACCAGCTCAGCGGCACGATCATCGCCTACACCCACACCAAGGTCGAGCCCGACGTCGAGGGTCACGGGGTCGGCTCGCTGCTGGCCCGGGCGGCCATGGCCGACGCGCAGGCCAAGGGGCGCACCGTGGTGCCGATCTGCCCGTTCCTGGGGGAGTGGCTGGAGAAGCACCACGACTTCGACGCGATCGTGGTGCGCCAGCACCGCAAGGTGAAATAG
- the selA gene encoding L-seryl-tRNA(Sec) selenium transferase → MDPRRRIPRTDALLADERFAAAVARFGRTPVKAAVTTAQQRARAGEIAPEQVAAVALGSLPPATRRVLNATGVVLHTNLGRAALSEAAVQAVAEAAGHTDVELDLATGKRARRGRDALAALHQAVPDAGDVHVVNNGAAALVLAATVLAQGREIIVSRGEMVEIGDGFRLPDLLVSTGARLREVGTTNRTSRADYAAAVGPQTGFILKVHPSNFVVRGFTSTVAVGELTGLDTPVVADIGSGLLARDPLLPDEPDAATTLREGADLVIASGDKLLGGPQAGLLLGAGDLVHRLRRHPLARALRVDKLTLAALHATLTGPETPTWQALRMDAARLRARTATVAQKVGGELVPAKAVVGGGGAPELELESWAVALPPELAGPLRAQHVLGRVERGRLLLDLRCVPEDRDADVIEAVQACR, encoded by the coding sequence ATGGACCCACGCAGGCGGATTCCGCGCACCGATGCCCTGCTCGCCGACGAGCGCTTCGCGGCGGCCGTCGCGCGCTTCGGGCGTACCCCCGTGAAGGCCGCCGTCACCACCGCCCAGCAGCGGGCGCGCGCCGGGGAGATCGCGCCCGAGCAGGTCGCGGCGGTTGCCCTGGGCAGTCTGCCGCCCGCGACGCGGCGGGTGCTCAACGCGACCGGCGTGGTGCTGCACACGAACCTGGGGCGGGCCGCGTTGAGCGAGGCCGCCGTGCAGGCCGTCGCCGAGGCAGCCGGGCACACCGACGTGGAGCTGGACCTCGCCACCGGCAAGCGGGCCCGGCGTGGTCGCGATGCGCTGGCCGCCCTGCACCAGGCCGTGCCCGATGCCGGGGACGTGCACGTGGTCAACAACGGGGCCGCGGCGCTGGTGCTGGCCGCGACGGTGCTGGCGCAGGGGCGCGAGATCATCGTCAGCCGGGGCGAGATGGTGGAGATCGGCGACGGTTTCCGCCTGCCCGACCTGCTCGTCTCCACCGGTGCGCGGCTGCGCGAGGTGGGCACCACCAACCGCACGAGCCGGGCCGACTACGCCGCCGCGGTGGGCCCGCAGACCGGGTTCATCCTCAAGGTGCACCCGTCCAACTTCGTCGTGCGCGGGTTCACCAGCACCGTGGCCGTCGGTGAGCTGACCGGGCTGGACACGCCGGTCGTCGCGGACATCGGCTCCGGGCTGCTCGCCCGCGACCCGCTGCTGCCCGACGAACCGGACGCCGCGACCACCCTGCGCGAGGGCGCCGACCTGGTCATCGCCAGTGGGGACAAGCTGCTCGGCGGGCCGCAGGCCGGGCTGCTGCTGGGCGCCGGCGACCTGGTGCACCGGCTGCGCCGGCATCCGCTGGCGCGGGCGTTGCGGGTGGACAAGCTGACCCTGGCCGCGCTGCACGCCACCCTGACCGGGCCCGAGACGCCCACGTGGCAGGCGTTGCGGATGGACGCCGCCCGGCTGCGGGCGCGCACCGCGACGGTCGCGCAGAAGGTGGGCGGCGAACTGGTGCCGGCCAAGGCCGTCGTCGGCGGCGGCGGTGCGCCCGAGCTGGAGCTGGAGTCCTGGGCGGTCGCACTGCCGCCGGAGCTGGCCGGGCCGCTGCGCGCGCAGCACGTGCTGGGCCGGGTGGAACGCGGCCGGCTGCTGCTGGACCTGCGCTGTGTGCCCGAGGACCGGGACGCCGACGTCATCGAGGCCGTGCAAGCATGCAGGTGA
- a CDS encoding alpha-hydroxy-acid oxidizing protein, whose protein sequence is MPAPPGAGIARLNTIFRQGVLGRRPVVPTDPAELERRARRVSSAQAWAYVAGGAGAGRTVRRNRAAFDRWAIVPRMAAGVAARDLTTEVLGRRLPAPLLLAPVGAGELVAADSDLHIARAAAATGVPYIFSSQGCSPMEECAAAMGDAARWFQLYWSKDEQLVDSFIARAEAAGAGALVVTLDTTVLGWRPRDLNLGSLPFSRGIGIAQYTSDPRFQQIVAERLRTPAARPEVTPGAVRTLLAMSRNHPGGFWDNVRSPVPRAAVETFLDIYSNPGLSWDHLATLRARTRLPVVLKGILHPDDARRAFDLGADAVVVSNHGGRQVDNAIAALDALVTIRDALGAGPALLFDSGIRSGADVFTALALGADAVLLGRPYLYGLALAGQSGVEDVIRNIVAELDLTMALTGTPDLTSITRERLCPARSSG, encoded by the coding sequence ATGCCCGCCCCGCCGGGCGCCGGTATCGCCCGCCTGAACACCATCTTCCGCCAGGGTGTGCTGGGGCGCCGGCCCGTGGTGCCCACCGACCCCGCCGAGCTGGAACGCCGCGCGCGGCGGGTCAGCAGCGCCCAGGCCTGGGCATACGTGGCCGGGGGCGCCGGGGCGGGGCGCACCGTGCGGCGCAACCGGGCGGCGTTCGACCGGTGGGCGATCGTGCCGCGGATGGCGGCCGGCGTGGCAGCACGCGACCTGACGACCGAGGTGCTGGGCCGGCGGCTCCCGGCACCGCTGCTGCTGGCCCCGGTGGGAGCCGGTGAACTCGTGGCCGCGGACAGCGACCTGCACATCGCCCGGGCCGCGGCGGCGACCGGTGTGCCGTACATCTTCTCCAGTCAGGGATGCAGCCCGATGGAGGAGTGCGCGGCGGCGATGGGCGACGCGGCGCGGTGGTTCCAGCTGTACTGGAGCAAGGACGAGCAGCTGGTCGACAGCTTCATCGCGCGGGCCGAGGCGGCCGGTGCCGGGGCGCTGGTGGTCACCCTGGACACCACGGTGCTGGGCTGGCGGCCGCGTGATCTCAACCTCGGCTCGCTGCCGTTCAGCCGGGGTATCGGCATCGCCCAGTACACCTCGGACCCGCGCTTCCAGCAGATCGTCGCCGAGCGGCTGCGCACCCCGGCGGCCCGGCCCGAGGTGACCCCGGGGGCGGTGCGCACGCTGCTGGCGATGAGCCGCAACCACCCCGGCGGGTTCTGGGACAACGTGCGCTCACCGGTGCCGCGCGCCGCGGTCGAGACCTTCCTCGACATCTACTCCAACCCCGGGCTGAGCTGGGACCACCTGGCCACGCTGCGGGCGCGGACCCGGCTGCCCGTCGTCCTGAAGGGAATCCTGCACCCCGACGACGCCCGCCGCGCCTTCGACCTGGGCGCCGATGCCGTGGTGGTCTCCAACCACGGCGGGCGCCAGGTCGACAACGCGATCGCCGCGCTCGACGCCCTGGTCACCATCCGCGACGCCCTCGGCGCCGGCCCGGCCCTGCTGTTCGACAGCGGCATCCGGTCCGGCGCCGACGTCTTCACCGCCCTGGCCCTCGGCGCGGACGCGGTGCTGCTCGGCCGGCCGTACCTCTACGGCCTGGCGCTGGCCGGCCAGTCCGGCGTCGAGGACGTCATCCGCAACATCGTGGCCGAGCTCGACCTCACCATGGCCCTCACCGGCACCCCCGACCTCACGTCGATCACCCGCGAGCGGTTGTGCCCGGCCAGGAGCTCCGGATGA
- a CDS encoding HpcH/HpaI aldolase/citrate lyase family protein has protein sequence MTPGVPLPGWVGTLVGIDSPALTEMMSVLGFDFLLVDLEHGAVTETTLVQHVMAARVPVLARLADSSEVAVKRGADTGVDAIVVPHVQSGAAAADIVRWAKYPPVGGRSLGLSRNTLLGYGLADAMKDAAKPVVIAQIEDAAGVADVASICRTPGIDSVFIGPYDLSASLGEAGNFETGAFLTAVERVVTAAGAQGITVGVFAPTPQAWRRFRDLGCQYVVLSSDSLLLADGARRALDQVRAE, from the coding sequence ATGACTCCAGGTGTTCCGCTTCCCGGCTGGGTGGGAACGCTCGTGGGCATCGACTCCCCGGCGCTGACGGAGATGATGTCGGTGCTCGGGTTCGATTTCCTTCTCGTGGATCTCGAGCATGGCGCGGTGACGGAGACGACGCTCGTGCAGCACGTCATGGCCGCGCGGGTGCCGGTGCTGGCCCGGCTGGCGGACTCGTCGGAGGTCGCCGTCAAACGAGGCGCGGACACCGGTGTCGACGCGATCGTCGTGCCGCATGTGCAGTCCGGCGCGGCCGCCGCGGACATCGTGCGCTGGGCCAAGTACCCACCGGTGGGCGGGCGCAGCCTGGGGCTGTCCCGCAACACCCTGCTCGGCTACGGGCTGGCCGATGCGATGAAGGACGCCGCCAAACCCGTTGTCATCGCGCAGATCGAAGATGCCGCCGGCGTGGCTGACGTGGCGAGCATCTGCCGCACACCCGGCATCGACAGCGTCTTCATCGGGCCGTACGACCTCAGTGCCTCGCTGGGGGAGGCCGGCAACTTCGAGACCGGGGCGTTCCTGACCGCCGTCGAGCGCGTCGTGACAGCGGCCGGCGCCCAGGGGATCACGGTCGGCGTCTTCGCGCCCACCCCGCAGGCCTGGCGCCGCTTCCGCGATCTGGGTTGCCAGTACGTCGTGCTGAGTTCGGATTCGCTGCTGCTGGCCGACGGCGCCCGGCGCGCCCTGGACCAGGTGCGAGCGGAATAG
- a CDS encoding alpha/beta hydrolase-fold protein — protein sequence MITRRTVLAGAAATGALAMAGGYARTRLDTADPVLPSAPAGDERLEQRTSQARGRTVDFYTAVPDGHGDGRGLPVCLVLHGGSKTAADFPALGLGKFLTDSVRRGNAPFVLAGASGGRLAWRTSGPDDPQRMVHEEIPRWCADRGFATGSFAALGWSMGGYGALLLAEAFPDFLTSVAALSPAIAPGDPVFAEVALLQRLPIGLWCGIDDGLLDNVRAFDELLPQTTGIYSSGRHNFAYWSTCIPAAFDLIAQSLPSPA from the coding sequence ATGATCACTCGACGAACTGTGCTGGCCGGCGCCGCGGCGACGGGCGCGCTGGCCATGGCGGGCGGCTACGCACGGACCCGGCTGGACACCGCCGACCCGGTGCTGCCCAGCGCCCCGGCCGGCGACGAACGCCTGGAACAACGCACCTCGCAGGCGCGCGGCCGCACGGTCGACTTCTACACGGCCGTGCCGGACGGGCACGGTGACGGCCGAGGGCTGCCCGTGTGCCTGGTCCTGCACGGCGGTTCCAAGACCGCCGCCGACTTCCCCGCGCTCGGCCTGGGCAAGTTCCTGACCGATTCGGTACGGCGGGGAAACGCGCCGTTCGTGCTGGCCGGCGCGTCCGGTGGCCGGCTGGCCTGGCGCACGTCCGGCCCCGACGACCCCCAGCGGATGGTGCACGAGGAGATCCCCCGGTGGTGCGCCGACCGCGGCTTCGCCACCGGCTCGTTCGCGGCACTCGGCTGGTCGATGGGCGGCTACGGCGCGCTGCTGCTGGCCGAGGCGTTCCCGGACTTCCTCACCTCGGTGGCCGCCCTGTCCCCGGCCATCGCCCCCGGCGACCCGGTCTTCGCCGAGGTGGCCCTGCTGCAACGGCTGCCGATCGGCCTGTGGTGCGGCATCGACGACGGCCTGCTGGACAACGTGCGGGCCTTCGACGAACTCCTGCCACAGACCACCGGCATCTACTCCTCGGGCCGGCACAACTTCGCCTACTGGAGCACCTGCATCCCGGCGGCCTTCGACCTCATCGCCCAGTCCCTGCCGTCCCCCGCCTGA